GTTTGCCGAATACGTCAAAGAAGTGCGGGCAGGCCAATTCCCGGTGGACGCCGAGCATACGTACAAGATGCCGGAAGAGGAAATCGCCGCGCTGGCCAAGATTCTGGCCGAGCAGAAATAACGGCCAAAACTGACGAGGCGACCGACATGAAAAAGGCCAAGGTCAACCTGCAGACAATCAGCAGAAGCATCCAGGTTCTGCGATGTTTCGATAATGAAGCGGACCTCGGGATAACCGATATCGCCAAACAGCTCGGGTTGGCCAAGAGTACGGTCTTCGGGATCGTATCCACCTTAGAGTGTAACGGTTTTTTGGAACAGGACAGCTGCACTGGTCGCTACCGATTGGGCGCCGAGCTTTTTCGTCTCGGGACAAGGGTGAAAGCGGATTTGCTCAGTCTCTGCAAGCCCTATATGGAGAAGCTGGTCGCAGCTTACCGCGAAACGGTCCACCTGGTTATCCCCGACCAGTGCAGCATCCTGTATATCCATAAGATCGAGAGCCCGCACTCGATGAGGATATGTTCGAAGGTGGGCGAAAGACAGCCTCTCTATTGCACCGGCGTGGGCAAGGCCATCCTCGCCCACCTTGGGGAAAGCGACCGAAAAG
Above is a genomic segment from Sporomusaceae bacterium containing:
- a CDS encoding IclR family transcriptional regulator translates to MKKAKVNLQTISRSIQVLRCFDNEADLGITDIAKQLGLAKSTVFGIVSTLECNGFLEQDSCTGRYRLGAELFRLGTRVKADLLSLCKPYMEKLVAAYRETVHLVIPDQCSILYIHKIESPHSMRICSKVGERQPLYCTGVGKAILAHLGESDRKAITDKMNFVKLTPFTVGNMDTLSQELAGIKAKGFAVDREELEVGLICVAAPVFDSFDKPVAAISVAGPAIRMTDRVIEEIAGTLTAYTCELSGKLGYLQGACR